The following are encoded together in the Blastocatellia bacterium genome:
- a CDS encoding VCBS repeat-containing protein, with amino-acid sequence MQDLDKDGRNEIVVNVWDGATQETRIYRGDGDQINLGQPMLLASIPSAYVWDLADLNNDGTAEFLASIESVSNPTLTLNSALKLYRPSVVGK; translated from the coding sequence GTGCAAGATCTGGATAAAGATGGACGCAATGAAATAGTTGTCAATGTTTGGGATGGAGCAACACAAGAAACCCGAATTTATCGTGGTGATGGAGATCAAATTAATTTAGGTCAACCAATGCTACTAGCCTCAATTCCTAGTGCTTATGTTTGGGATTTAGCCGACTTAAATAATGATGGGACAGCAGAATTTTTAGCTAGCATTGAGTCGGTTTCTAATCCAACTTTAACATTAAATTCAGCATTAAAACTCTATCGTCCAAGCGTAGTTGGCAAATAG
- a CDS encoding DUF423 domain-containing protein — MDRTFFALGAICAFIAVAAGAFGAHGLKSRISAEMLTIFEVGVRYHMYHALALLAVSWAYSRWPSSLVTTGGWLFIIGIILFSGSLYALSLTGIRMLGAITPFGGLAFLAGWFCLFWVALKK, encoded by the coding sequence ATGGATAGAACATTTTTTGCGTTAGGTGCAATTTGTGCCTTTATTGCTGTTGCTGCTGGTGCTTTTGGCGCGCATGGCCTAAAGAGTAGAATTTCTGCTGAAATGCTTACGATTTTTGAGGTAGGCGTAAGATATCATATGTATCATGCCTTAGCACTTTTAGCAGTATCTTGGGCATATAGCCGTTGGCCTAGCTCCCTAGTTACTACTGGAGGCTGGCTATTTATCATTGGGATAATTTTATTTTCTGGCAGTCTTTATGCGTTAAGTTTAACAGGCATTCGTATGTTAGGGGCAATCACTCCTTTTGGAGGACTTGCTTTTTTGGCTGGATGGTTTTGTTTATTTTGGGTAGCGTTAAAGAAGTAA
- a CDS encoding phosphoribosylglycinamide formyltransferase has product MTNNRSIAILISGRGSNMLALFEAIKTGRLHANVAVVISNRADAAGIKLAQEQGYQTLVIPSKGLTKAEHEAKLISELEKYNPSLICLAGYMRLLSAEFIQKFPSQILNIHPSLLPAFPGLDVQQQAIDYGVKYSGCTVHFVDEGCDSGPIIAQAVVEVLDTDDKNTLAARILVQEHRIYAEALEFILNGNWKILGRRVIKT; this is encoded by the coding sequence ATGACAAATAATCGTAGTATTGCAATTTTAATTTCTGGGCGTGGCTCAAATATGTTAGCTCTATTTGAAGCTATAAAGACAGGTCGCTTACATGCAAACGTGGCAGTAGTTATTAGCAACCGTGCAGATGCAGCAGGGATAAAATTAGCCCAAGAACAGGGTTATCAGACTTTGGTTATTCCAAGTAAAGGACTAACAAAAGCAGAACATGAAGCCAAATTAATTAGCGAATTGGAAAAATATAATCCTTCATTAATTTGTTTAGCTGGTTATATGAGGCTACTTTCAGCCGAGTTTATACAGAAATTTCCCAGTCAAATCTTAAATATTCATCCATCCTTGCTACCTGCATTTCCTGGGCTAGATGTACAACAGCAAGCTATTGACTATGGGGTAAAATATTCTGGTTGCACAGTTCATTTTGTTGATGAAGGCTGTGATAGTGGCCCAATAATCGCCCAAGCTGTTGTAGAAGTGTTAGACACAGACGACAAAAACACTTTAGCAGCTAGAATTTTAGTCCAAGAACATAGAATTTATGCTGAAGCACTGGAATTTATCCTTAATGGCAATTGGAAGATCCTTGGCCGACGTGTTATAAAAACTTAA
- a CDS encoding extracellular solute-binding protein, whose product MAKRAENLSLKIFSSLVYLFLYTPIIILVIFSFNQSKLNVVWQGFTFKWYMVAWQDSAVIQSVRVSLLVALLSTVFSTVLGTLAALALSRYQLRLRALYDTLFYLPVIIPEIVIGFASVIFFGLIGLKLGLSSIVIGHVAFSVSYVVFVVRARISGMNQTLEEAAMDLGANELQTFFRVTLPLLMPGIISAALLVFTISLDDYVITSFVAGSNATTLPLQIYSMVKTGVTPEVNAISSILLVVTIVLVYLSHQLQQERPPRSAVAILVVAGSLLGLFAIGGATVSNQERQLNLYIWSNYASAEMLKEFEQRYNAKVRVDLYDSNEALLAKLQTGLVDYDLIVPSDYMVSILIKQNLLQPLDKDRLSNLVNLDSRFLSLPFDPENKYSIPYTWGTTGIGYRKDKLNNAVIDSWSALWEEKYRDHISMLDDVRETFGVGLKRQGLSLNTTDASQLAKTANLLKQQKPLVKVYDSATFAELLLSGDAWLAHGYSGQLGKAMSENPNIGYAIPKEGATIWTDNICIPKNAPHPDLATLFINFILEPQVSGENTNITAYSTPNKAAKQFIKPEILNNPALFPPDESLKNCEFIKDVGSAIQTYDRYWTEIKSD is encoded by the coding sequence TTGGCAAAGCGTGCAGAAAATTTATCTCTAAAAATTTTTTCCTCTCTAGTTTATTTATTTCTATATACACCAATCATAATTTTAGTTATTTTCTCTTTTAACCAATCAAAGCTAAATGTTGTGTGGCAAGGCTTTACTTTTAAGTGGTATATGGTCGCTTGGCAAGATTCAGCGGTCATTCAATCTGTAAGAGTAAGTTTATTAGTCGCTTTACTTTCCACTGTTTTTTCTACTGTTCTAGGAACACTTGCAGCACTAGCACTTTCACGCTATCAACTGCGCTTACGCGCACTTTATGACACACTTTTTTATTTACCTGTAATTATTCCAGAAATAGTAATTGGTTTTGCTTCAGTAATATTTTTTGGTCTTATTGGGTTAAAACTTGGTCTATCGTCAATAGTTATCGGACACGTAGCTTTTAGCGTTTCTTATGTTGTGTTTGTTGTACGAGCGCGTATTTCTGGAATGAACCAAACGCTAGAAGAAGCAGCAATGGACTTAGGAGCAAATGAGTTACAAACTTTTTTCCGTGTAACACTTCCCCTGCTAATGCCAGGAATTATTTCTGCGGCCTTGCTGGTTTTTACTATTTCGCTGGATGACTATGTTATTACTAGCTTTGTTGCCGGAAGTAATGCTACTACATTGCCACTACAAATTTATTCAATGGTTAAAACTGGCGTGACTCCTGAAGTAAATGCTATTTCAAGTATTTTGCTAGTAGTTACCATAGTTTTAGTTTATTTATCTCACCAACTACAACAAGAACGCCCTCCACGATCAGCAGTAGCAATACTTGTAGTTGCAGGAAGTTTACTAGGTTTATTTGCTATTGGCGGAGCAACAGTTAGCAACCAAGAGCGTCAACTTAACCTTTATATTTGGTCAAATTATGCTTCTGCTGAGATGTTAAAGGAGTTTGAGCAACGCTATAATGCTAAAGTTCGTGTTGATCTTTATGATTCAAATGAAGCACTGCTAGCCAAACTTCAAACAGGTTTGGTTGATTATGACTTAATAGTCCCTAGTGATTATATGGTCAGCATTTTAATCAAGCAAAACTTATTACAGCCTCTTGATAAAGACAGACTAAGTAATTTAGTTAATTTAGATTCAAGATTTTTATCTTTGCCCTTTGACCCTGAAAATAAATATTCTATTCCTTATACTTGGGGAACAACTGGCATTGGTTATCGAAAAGACAAACTCAATAATGCTGTTATAGATAGCTGGTCAGCACTTTGGGAAGAAAAATATCGAGATCATATTTCAATGCTGGATGATGTGCGCGAGACATTTGGAGTAGGGCTTAAACGACAAGGATTATCATTAAATACAACGGATGCTAGCCAACTAGCCAAAACAGCAAATCTATTAAAACAGCAAAAGCCTTTGGTCAAAGTTTATGATAGCGCGACATTTGCCGAGTTGTTGCTTTCTGGCGATGCTTGGCTAGCACATGGCTATAGCGGTCAACTTGGTAAAGCAATGTCGGAAAATCCTAATATTGGCTATGCAATCCCCAAAGAAGGTGCGACGATTTGGACGGATAATATTTGTATTCCTAAAAACGCCCCTCATCCAGATTTAGCAACGCTGTTTATAAATTTTATTTTAGAGCCTCAAGTATCTGGTGAAAATACTAATATAACTGCTTATTCAACACCTAACAAAGCAGCAAAACAGTTTATTAAGCCAGAAATACTTAATAATCCTGCTCTTTTCCCACCAGATGAAAGCTTAAAAAACTGTGAATTTATTAAAGATGTTGGTTCAGCAATTCAAACCTATGATCGTTACTGGACAGAAATAAAATCTGATTAA
- a CDS encoding ABC transporter permease translates to MKVPLSEKITNFYHQRIKAQIASLLGPSLVWLGLFFVCPLMVMLFYSFARRGEYGGVEYIFGLWNYLQSFDSLYLIIYWRSIWIAALTTIICLFISYPVAYFIALKAKKQWKGVLLILAVVPFWTSFLIRTYAWMMLLRTEGLLNTLLINLHIIDAPLKMLYTDWAVLIGLIYGELPFMILPLYASLEKLDTKLLEAAMDLGANRLATFLKVTVPLTKVGIITGIILVFIPSLGAFVTPDLLGGAKSIMIGNLIQNQFVQRNQPFGASLSFLLTALVLILLWIGLRAGMKVEEK, encoded by the coding sequence ATGAAAGTTCCTCTAAGCGAAAAAATCACCAACTTTTACCACCAACGAATTAAAGCACAAATAGCTAGTTTGTTGGGGCCGTCGTTAGTTTGGCTAGGGCTATTTTTTGTTTGTCCTTTGATGGTGATGCTATTTTATAGTTTTGCTCGTCGTGGCGAGTATGGCGGCGTAGAGTATATTTTTGGCCTTTGGAATTACCTGCAATCTTTTGACTCACTTTATTTAATTATTTATTGGCGTTCTATTTGGATTGCTGCGCTAACTACAATTATTTGTTTATTTATAAGCTATCCGGTAGCTTACTTTATAGCCTTAAAAGCTAAAAAACAATGGAAAGGTGTTTTGCTAATTTTAGCTGTTGTGCCATTTTGGACAAGTTTTTTAATTCGTACTTATGCTTGGATGATGCTGCTACGTACAGAAGGATTACTTAATACTTTACTAATAAACCTTCATATTATTGATGCTCCTTTGAAAATGCTTTACACAGATTGGGCGGTGTTAATTGGGCTAATTTATGGAGAATTGCCTTTTATGATTTTGCCGCTTTATGCCTCGTTAGAAAAATTGGACACAAAATTACTAGAAGCAGCAATGGATTTAGGAGCAAACCGACTAGCTACTTTTCTAAAAGTCACTGTACCACTTACTAAAGTAGGAATTATTACAGGTATTATTTTAGTCTTTATTCCTTCTCTAGGTGCTTTTGTTACTCCTGATTTGTTAGGAGGTGCAAAGTCAATAATGATTGGTAATTTAATCCAAAATCAATTTGTCCAACGTAATCAACCCTTTGGCGCGTCGCTTTCTTTTTTATTAACTGCGCTAGTGCTAATACTGCTTTGGATAGGGCTTCGTGCAGGTATGAAGGTAGAGGAGAAATAA
- a CDS encoding ABC transporter ATP-binding protein, producing the protein MSTEYDIELSQVTKTFGNTNAVNNVSLQIKQGEFLTLLGPSGCGKTTLLRMIAGFELPTSGKILLAGQEVTYLPPYKRNVHTVFQHYALFPHRTVAGNIAFGLEIARLSKSEIKNKIAKVLELVQLSGFEDRYPQQLSGGQQQRIAIARALVLQPKVLLLDEPLGALDLKLRKEMQVELKKLQQSLGISFIFVTHDQEEALVMSDRIAVMQHGKIEQLGSANEIYERPQTEFVANFIGVSNVLTAQVIELKDKLATLNFNGSRISALTNTDLVSNSKVKFVVRPEKISLSISPDNSITSGNIEEKVYFGSTTQWRVKLSDNTSIIIYEQNRNSSNSYDIGQKVYLNWHQESNVILKDYLAV; encoded by the coding sequence ATGTCAACCGAATATGATATTGAGCTATCTCAAGTAACTAAAACCTTTGGCAACACTAATGCTGTAAACAATGTGTCATTGCAAATAAAACAAGGGGAATTTCTGACATTGCTTGGGCCTTCAGGTTGTGGCAAAACTACGTTGCTACGTATGATTGCAGGCTTTGAGCTACCAACATCAGGGAAAATTCTTCTTGCTGGGCAAGAGGTGACTTATTTGCCACCTTATAAACGCAATGTTCACACGGTTTTTCAGCATTATGCTTTATTTCCTCATCGAACTGTTGCGGGAAATATTGCTTTTGGGCTGGAGATAGCACGACTATCAAAATCAGAGATTAAAAATAAAATTGCTAAAGTGTTGGAATTAGTACAATTAAGCGGCTTTGAAGATCGCTATCCACAACAACTTTCAGGCGGACAACAACAACGCATAGCCATTGCTCGCGCTTTAGTTTTACAGCCTAAAGTTTTACTTTTAGATGAGCCTCTTGGCGCACTTGACTTAAAACTACGTAAGGAAATGCAGGTAGAACTAAAAAAACTCCAACAAAGTCTAGGAATTAGCTTTATTTTTGTTACTCATGATCAAGAGGAAGCACTTGTTATGTCTGATCGTATTGCAGTGATGCAGCACGGAAAAATTGAACAACTTGGTAGTGCTAATGAAATCTATGAACGACCACAAACAGAATTTGTAGCTAATTTTATTGGTGTGTCAAATGTGCTAACTGCTCAAGTAATTGAACTTAAAGACAAGCTAGCTACTTTAAATTTTAATGGAAGTAGAATATCTGCTCTTACCAATACCGATTTAGTTTCAAATTCAAAAGTAAAATTTGTAGTACGCCCAGAAAAAATTTCTCTTTCTATAAGCCCAGATAATTCAATTACTTCTGGAAACATTGAGGAGAAAGTTTATTTTGGCTCTACTACACAATGGCGTGTTAAATTAAGTGATAACACCAGCATTATTATTTATGAACAAAACCGTAACTCTAGCAATAGCTATGATATAGGACAAAAGGTTTATCTTAATTGGCACCAGGAAAGTAACGTAATTCTTAAGGATTATTTAGCTGTTTAA
- a CDS encoding VWA domain-containing protein, translating to MLSKNTVKSSLVLSLLFALFLNFSLTNTNAANSEQVKTVTVTLKSNNKTSLPSLGREDFLVSEDGTKQEVISVVAATAENAPINLAIVVQDGISQVNTELGTLKQFLKNLPTGSQVMITYLNGSFTQVLQPFTTDLESATQKIRVVNSFSNGPASPYLNLIDVMKQFNGKAHGRNQILLISNGVDSLLNDFSPPNNLYLNQAIKAAQQENISIYSIFANGTNSRRVFLGQNNLNYLAEETGGYAFIMGTGFVTFDAPLKQFREMLDNQYVVTYKSTNDENGFRRVKITTDFSNIKVTTLSGYTAKK from the coding sequence ATGTTAAGTAAAAACACTGTTAAATCATCTTTAGTTTTATCCCTTTTATTCGCCTTGTTCTTAAATTTTAGTCTTACCAATACCAATGCTGCTAACTCTGAGCAAGTAAAAACCGTAACCGTAACTCTTAAATCAAATAACAAAACCTCTTTACCTTCACTTGGACGCGAAGATTTCTTAGTCTCCGAAGATGGAACCAAACAAGAAGTAATTTCCGTTGTTGCTGCAACGGCTGAAAATGCTCCTATTAACTTAGCTATTGTAGTTCAAGATGGTATTTCTCAAGTAAATACTGAATTAGGAACTCTTAAGCAATTCCTAAAGAATTTACCTACGGGTTCTCAAGTAATGATTACTTACTTAAATGGTAGCTTTACCCAAGTCTTACAGCCATTTACTACAGATTTAGAATCAGCTACACAAAAAATACGAGTAGTTAATAGTTTTTCAAATGGCCCTGCTAGCCCTTACTTAAACTTAATTGATGTAATGAAACAGTTTAATGGTAAAGCTCACGGACGTAATCAAATTTTATTAATTTCAAACGGTGTAGATTCATTACTAAATGATTTTTCTCCACCTAATAACTTATACCTAAATCAAGCAATCAAAGCTGCTCAACAAGAAAACATCAGTATTTACTCAATTTTTGCTAATGGAACAAATAGCCGTCGGGTTTTCTTAGGTCAAAACAATCTTAACTATCTTGCTGAAGAAACAGGTGGTTATGCTTTTATAATGGGAACAGGGTTTGTTACTTTTGATGCTCCATTAAAACAGTTTAGAGAAATGTTAGATAATCAATATGTAGTTACTTACAAAAGTACAAATGATGAGAACGGTTTTCGCAGAGTAAAAATTACTACAGATTTTTCTAATATTAAAGTTACTACTCTAAGTGGTTATACAGCTAAAAAGTAA
- the mscL gene encoding large-conductance mechanosensitive channel protein MscL — protein MSIVQEFRDFVNRGNVVDLAVGVVIGGAFGKIVSSLVADVITPVIGVAVGGVNFTALKISLGGKPDAPVTLNYGNFLQSIFDFLIIAFAIFMFVKAINKMQKQKEEAPAAPPAPTKEEVLLTEIRDILKDIKKL, from the coding sequence ATGAGTATAGTACAAGAATTTAGGGACTTTGTTAATCGTGGTAATGTAGTAGATTTAGCTGTAGGTGTGGTAATTGGAGGAGCTTTTGGTAAGATAGTATCTTCTTTAGTGGCAGATGTGATTACTCCTGTTATTGGTGTAGCTGTTGGAGGTGTAAATTTTACAGCCTTAAAAATAAGTCTTGGTGGTAAACCGGATGCTCCTGTTACGTTAAATTATGGCAATTTTCTACAGTCAATATTTGATTTTTTAATTATTGCATTTGCAATATTTATGTTTGTTAAAGCAATAAATAAAATGCAAAAGCAAAAGGAAGAAGCCCCTGCTGCACCACCTGCACCAACTAAAGAAGAAGTTTTGCTAACAGAAATTAGAGATATCTTAAAAGACATTAAGAAACTCTAG
- a CDS encoding STAS domain-containing protein, which translates to MNNTRRPTKCRAQKIGKVNLLKLTGRLTPDEHEDVLLSNVKQLVEADEKYFLVDLSSVNYINSSGVGTIIQCFRLTRAKGGDLKILNPSQSVTHIIQVSKLDSIFEVFRDQAVAIESFTEDPSSDANKKGRSRKQTASEDDKED; encoded by the coding sequence ATGAACAATACTAGACGTCCAACAAAGTGCCGCGCTCAAAAAATTGGCAAAGTTAATCTATTAAAATTGACAGGTCGTCTTACACCAGATGAACATGAAGACGTTTTGTTAAGTAATGTTAAACAGTTGGTTGAAGCGGACGAAAAGTATTTTTTGGTTGATCTTAGTTCCGTCAACTATATTAATAGCTCAGGAGTTGGAACAATAATTCAGTGTTTTCGACTAACTAGGGCCAAAGGTGGGGACTTAAAAATACTTAATCCTTCTCAAAGTGTTACTCACATTATTCAAGTATCTAAACTAGATAGTATATTTGAAGTTTTTCGTGATCAAGCAGTAGCTATTGAGAGTTTTACGGAAGATCCTTCCTCTGATGCAAATAAAAAAGGTCGTAGTCGTAAACAAACAGCTAGCGAAGATGATAAAGAAGACTAG
- a CDS encoding PEGA domain-containing protein, whose amino-acid sequence MKNINTLLTVLATTLITLFFSAITAFGQGIKLEEGTQIRLKLLQDISSATSQVGQTVSFEVLDPIKVDGVTVITEGAQALGTITQAQPKRSLGRGGKLDFRLEYVKAVDGTKIPIRATSVNQGGGKGVATGVAVGVSAVVFFPAAPAFLLIKGKDITVPRGQHLDAFIDGTRSIDLPQNTSFAGSFSGSPTAYNTSASANSGKICFVNVISEKGGDIEVNGVFFGNAPTTVQLPAGTHTITVKRAGYAPWVRTVTVVPGNVTLRVEFEGVLVRTSRRR is encoded by the coding sequence ATGAAAAACATTAACACTCTATTAACCGTTTTAGCAACAACCCTAATAACCCTATTCTTTAGTGCTATAACCGCCTTTGGACAAGGTATCAAGCTGGAAGAAGGCACACAAATCAGATTAAAACTCTTGCAAGATATTAGTTCTGCAACCTCCCAAGTTGGTCAAACTGTTAGTTTTGAAGTTCTTGACCCGATCAAAGTAGACGGTGTAACCGTTATAACAGAGGGCGCACAAGCACTTGGAACCATTACTCAAGCCCAACCTAAAAGAAGTTTAGGACGAGGTGGAAAACTTGATTTTAGATTAGAATATGTTAAAGCTGTAGATGGTACAAAAATCCCTATCCGTGCAACTTCTGTTAATCAAGGTGGTGGTAAAGGCGTTGCAACAGGTGTAGCAGTAGGAGTTTCCGCTGTCGTATTCTTCCCAGCAGCACCAGCATTCCTACTTATCAAAGGCAAAGACATCACCGTTCCTAGAGGCCAACACCTAGACGCTTTTATTGATGGAACTAGAAGTATAGACCTCCCACAAAATACAAGTTTTGCAGGTTCTTTTTCTGGTAGTCCCACTGCTTACAACACTTCTGCTAGTGCTAATTCTGGAAAGATTTGCTTTGTAAATGTAATTTCTGAAAAAGGTGGAGATATTGAAGTAAATGGAGTTTTCTTTGGCAACGCACCTACAACCGTTCAACTTCCTGCTGGTACTCACACAATTACTGTAAAACGTGCTGGTTATGCTCCTTGGGTTCGCACAGTAACAGTTGTACCAGGCAATGTCACCTTAAGAGTTGAATTTGAAGGCGTTTTAGTCAGAACATCCCGACGTAGATAA
- a CDS encoding HAMP domain-containing histidine kinase, producing the protein MKTLNSKSHLIFVLLLLVLLPSLAILQYQWLGQVSSAERERMLSGLRTAASNFTTDFDREITHIFFNFQTLEHTEIEVTDSGQSYLQAYQKWQTNTRHPQLIKDLYVANLSESKQELLRFTPETSSFQIAAWPEELTNLKNSWKEESKIENVGPNNFIKFSSNHPIIAKTPAIVINRTHHLLPRIKMNEPKRDFILKIESPISYLVVLLDLKYIQQQWLPKLINQYFATNNQLDYYVAIVNKENNNQLIYQSSQQFNLEQLTTSDIAMSFFSLRPEELEKFLPVVKRINSQDSQNNKINVRVEAENKENKENKEDQESVRASIFQTESTEIKKDGKEINQQIKQATISIVRTDSSISMPRIPAVKMMSFTAKGENANSWQLVVKHNTGSLDVAVANLRQRNVAISFSILLLLAVSMVMILISSRRAQNLAKQQLEFVAGVSHELRTPLAVICSAGENLADGVVGSSNQVKRYGGLIRDEGRRLTDMVEQILEFAGWQSHRRNYQLQPTQVVEVIENAVTSCKSLIADSGVEIVKTFPSDLPLVNADQLALQRAIQNLIANAIKYSGDSKWLKIEANFHVTAKQVQINVIDKGIGISAKELPHIFEPFYRGQEVIDAQIHGSGLGLSLVKQIVSACGGKVDVSSVVGQGSTFTLSLPLADTILKTAKATNQISEMKETTENL; encoded by the coding sequence ATGAAAACACTTAATTCAAAATCACATTTAATTTTTGTTTTGCTTTTGTTGGTGTTGCTTCCATCCTTGGCTATATTGCAATACCAATGGTTAGGCCAAGTTAGCAGTGCTGAACGAGAAAGAATGCTTTCTGGCTTACGTACAGCCGCTAGTAATTTTACAACAGACTTTGATCGGGAAATAACACATATTTTCTTTAATTTTCAAACCCTAGAGCATACAGAAATAGAGGTGACTGACTCAGGGCAAAGTTATTTGCAGGCTTATCAAAAATGGCAGACTAACACACGACACCCACAACTAATTAAAGATTTATATGTTGCTAATTTAAGTGAATCAAAACAGGAATTATTAAGATTTACTCCTGAAACAAGTAGTTTTCAAATTGCTGCCTGGCCCGAAGAACTAACAAACTTAAAAAATTCTTGGAAAGAAGAGTCTAAAATAGAAAATGTCGGGCCTAATAATTTTATAAAATTTTCTAGCAATCATCCAATAATTGCTAAAACACCAGCTATTGTTATTAATCGCACCCATCATTTACTACCAAGAATTAAGATGAATGAGCCAAAAAGAGATTTTATTCTAAAGATAGAGTCCCCTATAAGTTACTTAGTTGTTTTACTGGATCTTAAATATATACAGCAGCAATGGCTTCCAAAGCTTATAAATCAATATTTTGCGACCAATAACCAGCTAGATTACTATGTAGCGATAGTAAACAAAGAAAATAACAATCAGCTAATTTATCAATCTAGCCAGCAATTTAACCTTGAGCAACTAACAACTAGCGATATTGCTATGAGCTTTTTTTCTTTAAGACCTGAAGAGTTAGAGAAATTTCTGCCTGTTGTTAAGCGTATAAATAGCCAAGATAGTCAAAATAATAAAATTAATGTAAGAGTTGAAGCAGAAAACAAAGAAAATAAAGAAAACAAAGAAGATCAAGAATCTGTTAGAGCAAGTATTTTTCAAACAGAAAGCACAGAAATCAAAAAAGATGGTAAAGAAATAAACCAACAAATCAAACAAGCCACAATTAGCATAGTTAGAACAGATAGTTCTATATCAATGCCTAGAATACCAGCAGTAAAAATGATGAGTTTTACTGCTAAGGGTGAAAATGCAAATTCTTGGCAGTTAGTTGTTAAACATAATACTGGCTCTTTAGATGTTGCAGTAGCCAATCTTAGACAACGAAATGTAGCTATTAGCTTTAGCATATTGCTTTTATTAGCTGTTAGTATGGTAATGATTTTAATTTCTAGCCGTCGCGCTCAAAATTTAGCTAAACAGCAACTAGAATTTGTTGCAGGCGTTTCTCATGAACTTCGCACACCTTTAGCAGTTATTTGCTCGGCAGGAGAAAACCTTGCAGATGGTGTGGTAGGCAGTTCTAATCAAGTAAAACGCTATGGTGGTTTAATTCGTGATGAAGGCCGACGTTTGACCGATATGGTTGAGCAAATACTGGAATTTGCTGGTTGGCAATCTCACCGCCGCAATTATCAATTACAACCTACTCAAGTTGTAGAAGTAATTGAAAATGCAGTTACTTCCTGTAAATCTTTAATTGCTGATAGTGGTGTGGAAATAGTTAAAACTTTTCCTTCGGATTTACCCTTAGTTAATGCTGATCAATTAGCCTTACAACGAGCAATTCAAAACTTAATTGCTAATGCAATAAAATATAGTGGTGATAGCAAATGGTTAAAAATTGAGGCTAATTTTCACGTAACTGCTAAACAAGTTCAAATAAATGTTATTGATAAAGGTATTGGTATTAGTGCAAAAGAATTACCACATATTTTTGAACCTTTTTATCGTGGTCAAGAGGTGATTGACGCACAAATTCATGGTAGTGGATTAGGCTTAAGTTTAGTAAAACAAATAGTTTCCGCTTGTGGTGGAAAAGTTGATGTTAGTAGTGTTGTTGGTCAAGGTAGCACATTTACTTTAAGCCTACCTTTAGCTGATACCATTCTTAAAACAGCAAAGGCAACAAATCAAATAAGCGAAATGAAAGAAACAACAGAAAATTTATGA
- a CDS encoding response regulator transcription factor — protein sequence MSKRILLVEDELGLVLTLTDRLASEGYQVEDARDGDAGFKRATSENFDLIILDVMLPRKNGFDVCRDLRQQGISIPIIMLTARGQVVDKVVGLKLGADDYVTKPFEMMELLARIEALLRRAPSVEIASSEIYQFGAVRVDFRSAEVTKDGQVIELSAKEFKLLKHLIEHRSQILSRDDLLDEVWGYNAMLSTRTVDVHVAWLRQKLEINVRHPQYILTVHGLGYKFTG from the coding sequence ATGAGTAAAAGAATTTTGTTAGTAGAAGATGAACTAGGTTTAGTACTAACATTAACTGATCGCCTAGCAAGTGAAGGCTATCAAGTAGAAGATGCTAGGGATGGGGATGCAGGATTTAAGCGTGCTACAAGTGAAAACTTTGATTTAATTATCTTAGATGTTATGTTACCTCGCAAAAATGGTTTTGATGTTTGTCGAGATCTGCGCCAACAAGGGATTAGCATTCCAATTATTATGTTAACGGCTCGCGGACAGGTTGTAGATAAAGTTGTAGGACTAAAATTAGGAGCAGACGACTATGTTACTAAGCCCTTTGAAATGATGGAACTACTTGCTCGAATTGAAGCTTTACTTAGACGTGCGCCAAGTGTTGAAATAGCTTCATCAGAAATTTATCAATTTGGTGCAGTTCGTGTAGATTTTCGTAGTGCTGAAGTTACAAAAGATGGGCAAGTCATAGAGCTTTCTGCAAAAGAGTTTAAGCTATTAAAACATTTAATTGAACATCGCAGTCAAATTCTTTCACGCGATGATCTGTTAGACGAAGTTTGGGGTTATAACGCAATGCTTTCAACACGAACGGTAGATGTTCATGTTGCTTGGCTTAGACAAAAACTAGAAATCAACGTCCGCCATCCTCAATACATTTTAACTGTTCATGGCCTAGGCTATAAGTTTACAGGATAA